Within the Ktedonobacterales bacterium genome, the region TCCACGCATGGCGACACGCGCATCACGCGCCAGGCCATCGGCGAAGGCGCAGAGTATGTGCCGCTGGTCTTGCGTTCCTATGAACTCTGGCGTGAAATCGAGCAGTTGAGCGGCCATGATCTGCTCACCATCACGGGCGGCCTTATCATGGCAAGCCAGAGGCGCCAGGAGTCTATGCACGGCTCTGAGAACTTTCTCAAGACCACCATTGCCGCCGCAGAGCAGTACAACATCGCGCATACCATATTGGAAACGGACCAGATTCGCCAGCGATTTCCGCAATTCCAGCTAGTGGGGGATGAACTGGGCTATTATGAAGTGAACGCCGGTTTCCTGCGCCCCGAACGCTGCATTCAGGCGCAGCTTGCGCTCGCTGAGCGTTTTGGCGCAGCCATCCAGACCGGAGAGCAGGCGCTGGAGTATCGGCCCGACGCAACTGACAGCCGTATAACCCTCAAAACCACGTACAACAGTTATACGGCTGAAAAGCTGGTTATCACTGCTGGCCCCTGGATTGGCAGCCTGCTCGAAGCCGCTTATGCCCGCTACTTCACCGTCTATCGGCAGGTGCTTTACTGGTTTGGCCTCAGAGGAGCTATCGAGCCATTTCTACCGGACCGCTTTCCTATCTTTATCTGGGAACGACCTCATGGCTTGCTCTATGGGTTTCCGGCCATTGACGGCCCGGCAGGCGGGGT harbors:
- the solA gene encoding N-methyl-L-tryptophan oxidase, coding for MSNEYDAIVLGLGAMGSAALYQLARKGKKVLGLDQYAPPHTLGSTHGDTRITRQAIGEGAEYVPLVLRSYELWREIEQLSGHDLLTITGGLIMASQRRQESMHGSENFLKTTIAAAEQYNIAHTILETDQIRQRFPQFQLVGDELGYYEVNAGFLRPERCIQAQLALAERFGAAIQTGEQALEYRPDATDSRITLKTTYNSYTAEKLVITAGPWIGSLLEAAYARYFTVYRQVLYWFGLRGAIEPFLPDRFPIFIWERPHGLLYGFPAIDGPAGGVKVATEDYTKSTTPDIVARAVTSQEKREIYERQVASSLPNLSDTCVKAVSCLYTVTPDERFVLDTHPQHPQVIIASPCSGHGFKHSTAIGEVLAEMVVDGKSRIDISSFSLRRFLPAEV